A single window of Cetobacterium sp. ZOR0034 DNA harbors:
- a CDS encoding sugar phosphate isomerase/epimerase gives MKISGFIDEIDIGFKKEVEIIKNLKMKFIELRSIDGKNISEMSLSEIDEIQKYLLEKNIEVSCIASPIGKINIENENFEEEFIEHFKKFKNVIEIAKRLKVKYVRVFSFFLNKENKKKYENIIFEKIESFLKEVDGTDLVLLHENEKGIYGDDIESCLNLIELTKKNSNRFKLIFDPANFVQVGVSPLKAYQKLKRYVEYVHLKDAKYSSNENVLIGTGDGQIFEILRELKNDSYENFLSLEPHLTNFSTLQSLEHESVKDRKVEFKDGKEAFETSLKTLLEMINRI, from the coding sequence ATGAAAATATCAGGATTTATTGATGAAATAGATATTGGATTTAAAAAAGAAGTGGAGATTATTAAAAATTTAAAAATGAAGTTTATTGAGTTAAGATCAATTGATGGAAAGAATATATCTGAGATGTCTTTAAGTGAGATTGATGAAATTCAAAAATATCTATTAGAAAAAAATATAGAGGTTTCATGCATAGCTTCTCCGATAGGCAAAATAAATATTGAAAATGAAAACTTCGAAGAGGAATTCATAGAACACTTTAAAAAATTTAAAAATGTAATAGAGATAGCGAAGAGATTAAAAGTTAAATATGTTAGAGTTTTTAGTTTCTTTTTAAATAAAGAGAATAAGAAAAAATATGAAAATATAATTTTTGAAAAAATAGAAAGTTTTTTAAAAGAGGTTGATGGAACAGATTTAGTATTACTTCATGAAAATGAAAAGGGAATTTACGGAGATGATATTGAAAGTTGTTTGAATCTAATAGAGTTAACTAAAAAAAATTCAAATAGATTTAAATTGATATTTGATCCTGCTAATTTTGTTCAAGTTGGAGTTTCACCGTTAAAGGCTTATCAAAAATTAAAGAGGTATGTTGAATATGTTCATTTAAAAGATGCAAAATATTCATCAAATGAAAATGTATTAATAGGAACAGGTGATGGTCAAATTTTTGAAATTTTAAGAGAGTTAAAAAATGATAGCTATGAAAATTTCTTATCATTAGAGCCTCATCTTACAAATTTTAGTACTTTGCAATCATTAGAACACGAGAGTGTAAAAGATAGAAAAGTCGAGTTTAAAGATGGAAAAGAAGCTTTTGAAACATCATTAAAAACATTATTAGAAATGATAAATAGAATTTAA
- a CDS encoding sugar phosphate isomerase/epimerase, with amino-acid sequence MKIAVQMIGYFMPYLKEGKAVELSFAKESLINAKEMGYDGVQLSGFGRVTDEIIDFYRDTCKELDLKIIATHINFLDLTQNLEMVIKAHKEWGCDLCGIGAMPMEYQGSYEKYVEFSNIINKIGGDLLKENIFFMYHMHAFEFMKFNKKFGLDILMENTNKENVKLLIDTYWAQYGGVNILSLIDKYSDRLNTIHLKDMKIVSTGEKFFDLGKQVICPLGEGNIAFEPIVEKIKSLKIDWIIIEQDYSLDEDISGDYKKSLEFLKKIV; translated from the coding sequence ATGAAAATTGCAGTGCAGATGATAGGTTATTTTATGCCTTATTTAAAAGAGGGAAAGGCTGTTGAACTTTCTTTTGCAAAAGAGTCTTTAATAAATGCAAAAGAGATGGGATATGATGGAGTTCAACTTTCTGGTTTTGGAAGAGTAACTGATGAAATTATAGATTTTTATAGAGATACATGTAAAGAGTTAGATCTTAAAATAATAGCAACACATATAAACTTTTTAGATTTGACTCAGAATTTGGAAATGGTAATAAAGGCACATAAGGAATGGGGATGTGACTTGTGTGGGATAGGTGCTATGCCAATGGAATATCAAGGTAGTTATGAAAAGTATGTAGAGTTTTCTAATATTATAAATAAAATTGGTGGGGACCTTTTAAAAGAAAACATATTCTTTATGTATCATATGCATGCTTTTGAATTTATGAAGTTTAATAAAAAATTTGGATTGGATATTCTTATGGAGAATACAAATAAAGAAAATGTGAAGTTATTAATTGATACATATTGGGCTCAATATGGTGGGGTAAACATATTGAGTTTAATTGATAAATATAGTGATAGATTAAATACAATTCATTTAAAAGATATGAAAATAGTTAGCACTGGGGAGAAGTTCTTTGATTTAGGAAAACAGGTGATATGTCCTTTAGGAGAGGGAAATATAGCATTTGAACCTATTGTAGAAAAGATAAAAAGTTTAAAAATAGATTGGATTATTATAGAGCAAGATTACTCTTTAGATGAAGACATTAGTGGTGACTATAAAAAGAGTCTTGAGTTTTTAAAAAAAATAGTGTAA
- a CDS encoding Gfo/Idh/MocA family protein, producing the protein MEEKRVGVIGCGVISDVHIPLIKKNHKLIAVCDLKLDAAKKVGEENGCNYYRNFVDMLENESLDTIHILTPHNIRYEIAELACRKGIHFIIEKPLAHTYEEAQKLIELLQIYPNVEATVVYQNRRNRSYIKLKEELDKGEAGKIKGLEATVFWRRDLNYYEAAPWRGKKLEGGGGLLINQAIHTIDYLQDIGGEIENISGQVFKLKNLTLDVEDTASIKLDFKNGVQGFFSGTLCNFNNTSVTLKVYCENGTYTIRDGKLLLSKDNEEIVLQRDEKGEIKDYYGASHEKEIDCFYNSLGKNKKLYLPLEESLKSLKIITDIYKESDLR; encoded by the coding sequence ATGGAGGAAAAAAGAGTAGGTGTGATTGGATGTGGAGTTATAAGTGATGTACATATACCTTTAATAAAGAAAAATCATAAGCTGATTGCAGTGTGTGATTTAAAACTAGATGCTGCAAAAAAAGTTGGAGAAGAAAATGGATGTAATTATTATAGAAATTTTGTCGATATGCTTGAAAATGAGAGTTTAGATACAATACATATTTTGACACCACATAATATAAGGTATGAAATAGCTGAGTTAGCATGTAGAAAAGGAATTCATTTTATAATAGAAAAACCATTAGCTCATACTTATGAAGAAGCTCAAAAATTGATAGAGCTTCTTCAAATCTATCCAAATGTGGAAGCAACAGTAGTATATCAAAATAGAAGAAATAGAAGTTATATAAAGTTGAAAGAGGAGTTGGACAAAGGCGAAGCGGGAAAGATTAAAGGCTTAGAGGCGACCGTGTTTTGGAGAAGAGATTTAAACTACTACGAAGCTGCTCCTTGGAGAGGAAAGAAGCTTGAAGGTGGTGGTGGGCTACTTATAAATCAAGCAATTCACACAATAGATTACTTACAGGATATTGGAGGAGAGATCGAAAATATATCTGGCCAAGTTTTTAAGCTTAAAAATCTAACACTAGATGTAGAGGATACAGCTTCAATAAAGTTAGATTTTAAAAATGGAGTTCAAGGATTCTTTAGTGGAACTTTGTGTAACTTTAATAATACGAGTGTAACTTTAAAAGTTTATTGTGAAAATGGAACTTATACAATAAGAGATGGAAAACTTTTGTTAAGTAAAGATAATGAAGAGATAGTTTTACAAAGAGATGAAAAAGGAGAGATAAAAGATTACTATGGGGCTTCACATGAAAAAGAGATTGATTGTTTCTATAACTCTCTTGGAAAAAATAAAAAATTATATCTTCCGTTAGAAGAATCTCTAAAAAGTTTGAAAATTATAACAGATATCTATAAGGAGAGTGACTTAAGATGA
- a CDS encoding Gfo/Idh/MocA family protein: MLRVGIVGIGFMGKVHVMSFTDKPLIPNGTVKNAKLTAVCDIDTEKLEWAKGVIPELKIFTSFKEMLSSGEIDAVIVATPHYLHPIMGIEAIKQKIHVLLEKPVGVFTKNIEELNEISEENRDVTFGLLFNQRTNPLFIKAKEIIDADGVGTFKRVNWIITNWYRPQKYYDNGEWRATWAGEGGGVLINQAPHQIDMWQWLCGMPNKVRAYCKFGENRDVEVETDVTAYVEYPNGGNGVFITSTHDAPGTNRLEIIGNNGKIVIENDVLTYKKLLVPENELNLVATADLRDPKNTPQVEETIYTSKDLGEVPWGIEHALVIENWIDAIEGKDKLIAPGIEGIKALELINSMLLSTFLNKEIDLPIDKDVYYEELMKKCATSKYTKKWSI, from the coding sequence ATGTTAAGAGTTGGAATAGTTGGAATAGGGTTTATGGGGAAAGTACATGTGATGTCGTTTACAGATAAACCTTTAATACCAAATGGAACGGTAAAAAATGCAAAATTAACAGCAGTTTGTGATATAGATACAGAAAAATTAGAGTGGGCAAAAGGGGTTATTCCTGAATTGAAAATTTTTACTAGTTTTAAAGAGATGTTAAGTTCTGGTGAGATTGATGCAGTTATAGTTGCAACACCACACTACTTACATCCAATAATGGGAATAGAAGCTATTAAGCAAAAGATACATGTACTTTTAGAAAAACCAGTTGGAGTGTTTACAAAAAATATTGAGGAATTAAATGAGATATCTGAAGAAAACAGGGATGTTACATTCGGATTGTTATTCAATCAAAGAACTAACCCACTATTTATAAAAGCTAAAGAGATAATAGATGCTGATGGTGTAGGAACATTTAAAAGAGTAAATTGGATAATAACAAACTGGTATCGTCCACAAAAATATTATGACAACGGAGAATGGAGAGCAACTTGGGCTGGAGAAGGTGGAGGAGTTCTAATAAATCAAGCTCCACATCAGATAGATATGTGGCAATGGCTTTGTGGAATGCCTAATAAGGTAAGAGCATATTGTAAATTTGGAGAGAATAGAGATGTAGAGGTTGAAACAGATGTAACAGCATATGTAGAGTATCCAAATGGAGGAAACGGAGTATTTATAACTTCTACTCACGACGCCCCAGGAACAAATAGGCTTGAAATTATTGGAAATAATGGAAAAATTGTAATAGAGAATGATGTGTTAACTTATAAAAAACTTCTTGTTCCTGAAAATGAGTTGAATTTAGTTGCAACGGCAGATTTAAGAGATCCTAAGAACACGCCTCAAGTAGAAGAAACAATATACACATCAAAAGATTTAGGAGAAGTACCTTGGGGAATTGAACATGCTTTAGTTATAGAAAATTGGATAGATGCTATTGAAGGAAAAGATAAACTAATAGCTCCAGGAATAGAGGGAATAAAAGCTTTAGAATTGATAAATAGTATGCTTTTATCAACGTTTTTAAATAAAGAGATTGATTTACCAATCGATAAAGATGTTTATTATGAGGAGTTAATGAAAAAGTGTGCAACATCTAAATACACAAAGAAATGGAGTATTTAA